CTTGCGGGCGCGCTGCTGCTGCCTTACCGACGCTTCCTGCGCGCCTGCGAGGCGACGGGTTATGATCTCGCCGTGTTGCAACGCCGCTTTGCGGTCAGCTTCGATCAGGTCGCCCAACGCCTCACCACACTGGGCCGCGTGGGCGAGCGTGGCTTGCCGTTCTTCACCGCCACCATAGACCGGGCCGGGCGGATGACCCACTTCACCGCCGGGGGGAGCGGTGCGCTCTACCCGCTGGAAGGCGCGCGCTGGCCTGCATGGGTGCCCTATGCCGCTTTCGAGCGTCCGGGCACGGTTCTTACCCAAGCCGTCACATTCGGCGAGGGGGAGGCAGCGGCACGGCACTGGTTCACAATCACCCGCACCGTGGACGGCGACGGAGTCATGTGTGCGGGGCGGCGCGCTGTGGTGCTTGGGATCGAAGCGCGCTTTGCTGCCGATCTTGCCCATGCTCGCGGTGTTTCGCTCGACCGCGCTGATGCAGTGCCGCTTGGCACGCCGTGCCTGCGCTGCGGACGGGCCGAATGCCTTACCCCCGCGCCGGCCCGGCTCGCCAGCGCGCTCCCTCGGCTGCGGCCCGGTATCTGAGGACCATGTTAACCCTCGCAACCCGCACAAAAGCGCGGTGCGGCAGAGTGGTGTAAAGTTTACCGACACTTAAGGTCTCAGCCTTAGAAGCGTGTGGGCATGCACCAGAGGCCCCCCGCGCGATGATCCGCCTGTTCAAGCATTATATCCCGCATGCCGTGCTGCTGCTCGGCCTGCTAGATCTCGGCTTGCTGGTTCTCGCGAGCGAGATTGCCTGGCAGTGGCGGGCGCACCAGATCGGCATGGATATGGGCGATTTCGGCGGCCGCGGTCTTGCTCTGGTTGGTACAGCGAGTGTCATCTGGCTGGCGATGATCGCAGTCGGTGTTTATGGCCCCAACGCACTGCGCAGCCTGCGCTTTGCCGGTGCGCGGGTGCTGGTCGCGATCAGCCTCGGCATCATTGCGCTTGCTGTCGTCGACTTCATCATTCGCAGTGATCTGTTCTGGCGGTCGACCCTGCTTTACACGATGGGTCTCGCCATCCTTGTGCTGGTCGCCGACCGGTTGCTGCTCAACTCCTTCCTTGGCTCATCGGCCTTTCGTCGCCGGGTGATGGTGCTGGGCGCCGGCGACCGGGCGCAGCGCCTGCGCGAACTTGGCGAGAAGCCTGAAACCGGTTTCGCGATCGTTTCCTACATCGCGGTGAGCGATGACGTGCGCGTGGTCGAGGAAGCCATTCCGCGCTCCGCGATCCACGATCTCGGCCGCTTTGTTGAGAACCTTGGCGTTTCCGAAGTGGTGCTGGCCTTGCAGGAGCGACGTAATGCGCTGCCGCTGAAGGATCTGCTGCGGATCAAGACCAAGGGCGTCCACGTCAATGATTTCTCCAGCTTCATCGAGCGTGAGACAGGCCGCGTCGATCTCGACACGATCAACCCGAGCTGGCTGATTTTCTCTGACGGTTTTTCGAGCGGGCGCATGTTCTCGAGCGCGGTGAAACGCATCTTTGACATCACGGCAAGCGTGATCCTGCTCGCTCTCACCTTCCCGATCATTGCGCTGTTCGCGCTCCTCGTGAAGCTCGACAGCAAGGGCCCGGCGTTCTTCCGCCAACAGCGCGTGGGACTGTTCGGCGAGCCGTTCACCGTCATCAAACTGCGCTCGATGCGCACCGATGCCGAAAAGGACGGGGCCAAATGGGCGGAAGAGAACGATCCCCGCATCACCCGCCTCGGACGGTTCATCCGCAAGGTCCGGATCGATGAGCTTCCACAGACGTGGAGCGTCCTCAAGGGCGAGATGAGCTTCGTCGGACCGCGCCCGGAAGTTCCGTCCTTTGTCGATAGTCTGGAAGAGGAGATTCCCTTCTATGGCGAACGGCACATGGTAAAGCCCGGCATCACCGGGTGGGCGCAGATCAACTATCCCTACGGCGCGTCGGTCGAAGATAGCCGCTGCAAGCTTGAGTATGATCTCTATTACGCCAAGAATTACACGCCCTTCCTCGATTTCGTGATCCTGCTGCAGACCTTGCGGGTGATCTTGTGGCCGGAGGGCGCGCGGTGATCTGGCTCGGCGGTATGGTGCCCATGGCGGGCTTTCTTGCGTGGCTTGCGGGCGCGGTGCTCAGCGCAGGCGCGATGCTGTGGATCTGGCGCAACGGCGAGCGCGCGCGGCCAGACCGGATCGGGCTGATGGCCGCCTCTGGTGCGAGCGCCATCTGGTGCGCGCTGGCTGCGGGGCTCGGGCCGGATCATGGCGTTGCCGTTATCGCGGCAATGGTCCGCAATCTGGCATTGATCGCAACGATCTTCTCCCTGTTTGCGGCCGATGGTCGAACCGCCAGCCTCAAGCCGGTCCGTCCGGTGATCATTGCCTTGGTGATGGTGCAACTGCTCCAGCCTGTTGTCCTCCTGGTTGGCTATCCGCTCGGCGATGCGGCACATGCCGGACGAGCCGCCTTCGAAGCGCGCGCGCTGATCGACATGCTTGTGGCCATCGGCGCGCTGATGCTGCTGCACAACCTTTACGCCGGAGCGGCCAGCGCTTTGCGTCCGGTGCTGCGCTGGACCGGCATGGCGCTGTCCGGGATCTTTGCCTACGATCTCAACCTGCACACCCTGGCCTATCTCGGCGGCACAACGCCGTGGGCGCTGGGCGACCTGCGCGGTGTGTTCGCAGGAACAATGGCGGTGCTGTTCGCGCTCGGCATGAATGCGGCCGGGCCGCGGGTCCAGTTCAGTCCATCGCGGGCTGTGACGTTCCGCACACTCTCGCTATTGCTGATCGGCGGCTATCTGGCGGGCATGGTGCTTGTCACCAAGTCGCTGGCGCTGATCGGCGGCGATGTGGCGCGTGCGAGCCAGGCCGTGTTCGTCGTGGCCGCGATTATCGCTGCCGCCGTTGCTCTGCCATCGGCTCGGATACGCGGATGGATGCGCGTGACGGCGACCAAGCACCTGTTCCAGCACCGGTACGACTATCGCCAGGAATGGCTTCGCTTTACCCGCACCATCGGCCACGGCGGCAGCGGGGGCGCGAGCCTTGAGGAACGTGTGGTCAAAGCACTGGCCGACATTACCGAAAGCCCCGCCGGATTGCTGCTCATGCCCAATGAACAGGCGCAGCTGGAGCTGACCGCACGCTGGAACTGGCCGACTATTGCGGTGCCGGCAGTGGCGGGCGACTTTGCGCTGTCCGGTCTGCTCGAACAGCACAACCTGATCCTCGCACTCGACGAGGCGCGAGAAGGTATCGATCATCAAGGCGAGCTGTCTGCCGTGCCGACTTGGCTGATGGAGGCCGAAGACGCCTGGGCGCTGATCCCGCTGATCCACTTCGACCGCCTTGTCGGGGTGATTGTGCTCGCCCGCCCGCGCAATCCACGCCAGCTTGACTGGGAAGACTTCGATCTGCTGCGGGTCACAGGGCAACAGCTTGCAAGCTATCTGGCAGAGCAGGCCGGTCAGCAAGCGCTGATGGATGCGAGCCGCTTCGACGAGTTCAACCGCCGGATGGCGTTCGTGATGCACGACATCAAGAACCTCGTAAGTCAGCTTTCGCTGCTCGCCGCCAATGCCGAAAAGCACGCTGACAATCCAGCCTTCCGCGCCGATATGCTGGTAACTCTGCGCAATTCGGCGGACAAGCTCTCGGCACTTCTGGCACGGCTTGGTCGGTACGGGACGGGGCAGGTTGCCGCTCTGGGGCCAATCGATCTGGTTGAGCTTGCCCGAAGCATCGCCGCGCGCTTTGCGGGCGTGCACCCGGTCGCGTTGACCCGCGAAGGTGCGGTTCAGGTGGTGGGCGACCGTGAAGCGCTGGAGCAGGCTCTGCTCCACCTTGTGCAGAACGCCATCGATGCCAGTGAGGCGAACAGCCCGGTGTTTCTGGATGTCATCGCCGAGGGGCTCCACGGCACCATCGAAGTGGTCGATGCCGGCAAGGGCATGAGCCCCGAATTCGTGCGCACCGGCCTGTTCAAGCCCTTCGTCTCGTCCAAATCTGGCGGCTTCGGCATCGGCGCCTTCGAAGCGCGCGAACTTGTGCGGGCGATGGGCGGACGGATCACCGTCGAAAGCCGCGAAGGGCTGGGAACACGCTTTGCCGTGGTGCTGCCGCTGGCTGAGGCGGTGCGCCTGCTCGGAGCGCAGAATGCTGACAAACCACAAGAGGTCGCGTGATGGCTGACAAGAAACCCGTCCTGCTCATCATCGAAGATGATCCGGGCCTGCAGGCTCAGCTCAAATGGGCCTATGACGATTTCGAGGTGGTGATCGCGGGCGACCGCGACAGCGCCATTGCCGCGCTGCGTTCTGAAGCGCCGGGTGTCGTGACACTCGATCTCGGCCTGCCGCCAGATCCCGACGGGACGACCGAGGGCTTTGCCGTGCTCGATGCGATCATGGCATTGAAGCCCGATACCAAGGTCATCGTCGCCAGCGGCCACGGTGCGCGGGAAAGCGCGCTAGCGGCCATCGCACGCGGGGCTTACGACTTCTACCAGAAGCCGATCGATATCGACGCCTTGGGGCTGATCGTGCGCCGCGCTTTCAATCTGCGCGCGATCGAGGAGGAAAACCGCCGCCTTGTCGCGTCCAGCAGTGCGGACAAGACCGTGCTGGGTCGGATGATCACCGGCGCGCCGGAGATGGTCAAGGTCGCGCGGACGATTGAACGGGTGGCGCGCACCAGCGTATCGGTGATGCTTCTGGGGGCAAGCGGGACGGGCAAGGAACTGCTCGCCAAGGGTCTCCATGAAGCGAGCGATCGCGCAGGTGGGCCCTTCGTGGCGATCAACTGCGCGGCGATCCCGGAGAACCTGCTCGAAAGCGAGCTGTTCGGCCACGAGAAAGGTGCCTTTACGGGCGCCGTCAAGACTACCGAGGGCAAGATAGAGAGCGCCGATGGCGGCACGCTGTTCCTCGACGAAGTGGGCGACATTCCCCTGCCGTTGCAGGTAAAGCTGCTGCGCTTTTTGCAGGAACGGACCATTGAGCGGGTTGGCGGACGCAAGGCCATTCCGGTCAATACGCGCATTGTCTGCGCGACCCACCAGGATCTCGAAAGTATGATCCAGCAGGGGGCTTTCCGCGAAGACCTGTTCTATCGCCTCGCCGAGATTGTCGTGCGCATCCCCGGCCTTGCCGAAAGACACGGCGATCCGGTGCTGCTCGCCAAGGCGTTTCTCAAGCGGTTCGCTGCCGAGATGAACCCATCCGTGACGGGCTTTGCGCCGGATGCTTTGACCGCCATCGACGCGCATGAGTGGCCGGGCAATGTCCGCGAGCTGGAAAACCGGGTGAAGCGCGCGGTGATCATGGCCGATGGCAAGCTGGTGAACGCTGACGACCTCGATCTGGGCTCTGCCGGAGATGAGGATGCCGATGTGCTCAACCTCAAGGCTGCACGCGAAGCGGCCGATCGCCGGGTGATCCGCCACGCGCTGTCGCGCAGCGAAGGGAATATCTCCAGTACCGCCAAGCTGCTCGGGATCAGCCGCCCGACGCTTTATGACCTGCTCAAACAATATGACCTTCAGACCTAGCCTTTGCGCCGCGCTGGCTGCGCTGGCGCTGGTTCTGGCTGGTTGCTCAGGTGGTGCAGAAGATAGCGCCCGGCGATCCGCTGGCCCGGTAAGTCCTGCCTTTGTCCGATTGCTCGACGAAGCCGACAAGGCCATGGCGCAAGGCGCGCTCGCCGATGCGGGCCGCAAGCTTGACGAGGCGCGCAGCCTCTCGCCCGAAAGCCCCGACCTGTGGCTCGCCATCGCCCGGCTGCGTCTGCGCGGCGGGGAGCATTTGACCGCGCTGGAAGCCGCTGACCGTGCGCTCGCGCTTGGCCCTAACCACCCGCCCGCATTGCTACTGCGTGCGCTGATCGTGCGCGATGCCCACGGGGCCGCCGACGCGCTGATCTGGTTCGAAGCTGCGCGCAAGGCTGAGCCTGCCAATCCCGATATCCTCGCCGAATATGCCGCAACTCTGGGCGACAGCGGGCAGGCAGGCGCGATGCTCAAGATGGTGCGGGCGCTCGCCGAGATCGCACCTGACGATCCACGCGTGCCCTATCTCCAGGCGGTTCTGGCCGCGCGCGGAGGAGAATACACAATTGCCCGCAGCCTGCTCGCCCGCAGCGAAATGGTGGATCGCGGCGTGCCTGCGGCCTTGCTGCTCGATGCTGTCATCAGCCTTGAAGAAGGCAATGCCGACAGCGCAGCCGAGACGCTGGAAACCCTCGCCGCACGCCAGCCCGCCAACACCCGTGTCCGGGAGTTGCTTGCCAGAGCATTGCTCGCTGGCGGGCGCGACAGCGAATTGATCCGGCGCTTCTCGGCCGAGGCCGCGTTGACCGAGGCCTCGCCGTATCTGCTGATGCTGGTCGCACGCGCATACGAACGCTCGGGTGACCGCGCGGCAGCGGCTCCCTTGCTGGCACGCGCCTACGGCCCGATGCGGGGTTTGCCGGTGGTGCTGGCGGTGCGTGACGGCCTGCCGACACCGACAGCCGGGGTGCGAAGGGCGTTGCTGGCTGGCAATGGCGGGAACGCGCGTGCTCAGACTGAGGCGTTGCGCCGGCAGTTTCCCGCATCGGTCGATGTCGCGAGCCTTTCTGGCGATGCATCGCTGGGTGCGGGCGATCCGCAGGCAGCGCTGACTGCCTATGCGCTGGCGTCCGAGGTGCGAAGACCCTGGCCGCTCACCCGCAAGGCTGTGTGGACCTTCGACCGTTCCGGCAATCACGAAGCTGCCGAACTGCTGCTGATGCGCCAGATCGCTGGCGAGACCGATACGGCGAGTGCTCTTGTTGCTCTGGCCGAACGGCAGGCGGCTCGCGGTGACTGGGTTCGTGCGGCGGTGCTGCTCGATCACGCAATGATGCTGGGTTCGGGGCACGATCCGGCATTGCTCCGACTGCGCCTCCGCGTTGCGCGTGAATTGGGCAAGGCAGAGGACACGGCCCGCTTTGCCGCGCTGCTTGCCGAGGTGCAGCCGCGCAGGTTGAGCCCGCGATAAGTCTGCGCACGCTCGACAAGCACGCCCGCGCAGGGCAGGGGCGTGGCCCGATGACCAAGCCGCCCGCCGCGCCTGCGCGTTTCCCCTTCTTGACCGATCCAATGATCGCGGTGCTGGTGATCGCGACTGCACTTGCCCTGCTGCTCCCAGCGGCGGGAGAGGCGCGTGCGACCGCGACCACGGTTTCGAACGTCGGCATCTTTGTGCTGTTTCTCGTCAACGGGATGCGGATACGGCGTTCCGAGATTGCGCGGGGGCTGGCCAATTGGCGCTATTTCGGGCCGCTGATGCTGTTCGTGTTCGGGGCGATGGCGCTTGGGGGTCTGGGCTTCGCGAGCCTTGCAGGAAACGTGCTGCCGCCACTGGTGGCGCTGGGCTTCGTCTATCTCGGTTGCCTCCCCTCGACCGTGCAATCGGCGACGTCTTACACCAGCCTTGCGCAGGGCAACGTCGCGCTGTCGGTAGTCGGCGCGGCGCTGATCAATATCGCGGGCGTGCTGGTCAGCGCGCCGCTGTTTGCGCTTCTTGGCGGGGGAGGGGCTGGAGAGATCGGCGGTGAAGCGATTATCCGGATCGTGCTGATCCTGGTTCTGCCCTTCGCTATCGGGCAGGCGGTGCAGGACCGTTTCATCGACAAGCTGATCGCCCACAAATCGACTGCCGCTTGGCTTGACCGGGCGGTGATCGGGATTGCGGTCTATGTCGCCTTTTCGGGGGCGGTCGAGCAGGGTCTGGCGACGATGTTCGCGCCTGCCGATTGGGCCGCGCTGATCGTGCTGGTATTGGCGATGCTGGGGTTGGCGTTGGCGAGCGCCTGGGGCACCGCGGTGCTGCTTGGCCTGCCGCGTCCTGACCGGATCGCCTTCCTGTTCGCCGGGTCGCAGAAGAGCGTCGCCATTGGCGCGCCGCTCGCTGCCATCCTGTTCCCACCCGCGAGCGCTGGCTTCGTGATCGCACCGCTGCTGCTGTATCACCTCGCCCAGCTGGTGCTGGCCGCGCCGCTCGCTTTGCGGTTGGCGAAAGACGCGGATTAGGCCTTGGGCTGGTAAGTCTGCTCTTCGCCCGGGAAGGCGCGGGTGCGCACTTCCTCGGCATAGCGGGCGACGGTGCGGTCGATTACGCCCGCGATGTCCTCGTAGCGTTTCACGAAACGCGGTACACGCTCGAACATGCCGAGCATGTCTTCGGTGACAAGCACCTGTCCGTCACACTGGGCCGAGGCTCCGATACCGATGGTGGGGCAGGACACACCCTGCGTCGCGGCGATGGCAATCGGTTCGACGACGCCTTCGATAACGATGGCGAAGGCACCCGCTTCATCGAGCGCTTTGGCATCGGTGACGATCTTGTCCGCTTCGGCGTCAGAGCGTCCGCGCGCGCCATAGCCGCCCAGCACGTTGACGGCTTGCGGGGTCAGCCCGACATGGCCCATCACCGGAATGCCGCGCTGGTTGAGGAAGGCGACCGTTGGTGCCATCGCCGCTCCGCCCTCAAGCTTCACGGCCGCCGCGCCCGTCTGCTTCAGCAGGTACGCCGCGCTCTCGAAGGCCTGCTGCGGCGAGGCTTCGTAGCTGCCAAAGGGCATGTCGATCACCACCACGGAATGGTAACTCCCGCGGACCACCGCCGCGCCGTGGTTCGCCATCATCTCCAGCGTCACCGGGATGGTCGAGGGCAGGCCGTAAATCACCTGCCCGAGGGAGTCGCCCACCAGCAGCAGATCGCAATGCGCATCCAGCAGCTGGGCCTGACGGGCGGTGTAGGCGGTGAGCATGACCAGCGGTTCGGCGGTCACACCGTCCCGTTTGCGGGCACGGATGCCCGGCACGGTCAGGCGTTTCATTGGCGCCGGGGTGGGGTTGGCGCGGCTTGTGCTGGTGTCGAGCTGGAAGGTCGTGGACATGGGCGCAGGGTGTAGCGACTGCGCGGGCCGGGGGAAAGCCTGCGCTTTACCGCTTGTGTTGCGAGCCTGTTGCGCTAGCGTTACGGCCATTCGATCGCGCGGGGGATCTGCCGCGATCAGTGGGAGACCTATTCCAGATGTTTCTTGACAGGATCAAGCCGCGCGCCGCGCAGGCGTGCAGGGGAAAATTGTAATGGCAAGCAAACCCAACCAATCCGTTTTGGCCCGGATGTTCGCGCGCAAATCGATTGCGCAGGTCCAGCGTGAAACCCAGACCAGCGAGCTGAAGCGCACGCTCGGCAAGTGGAACCTTCTGCTGCTCGGCGTAGGCTGCATCATCGGGGCGGGCATTTTCGTGCGCACCGGCAGCGCCGCGGCGCTCCATGCGGGGCCGGCGGTTATGCTGTCCTTTGTGGTTGCGGGCATTGTCTGTGCCTTTGCCGGGCTTTGCTACGCCGAGTTGAGCTCGACTCTGCCGGTGTCAGGCTCGGCCTACACGTATAGTTACACGACGCTTGGCGAGTTTGTCGCGTGGATCATGGGGGCGCTGCTTCTGCTGGAGTATGGCCTCGCTGCGTCGGTGGTCGCGGTTGGCTGGGGCGGCTATGTGGTCAGCCTGCTCGCGGACTTCGGGCTTGTGATACCGCCGCAGTTTACCGGTCCTGCTGGCGTGACGCTCATGCGGGATGGCGTTCCGGTGGTCGTCGATGGCCAGACGGTGACGACGATCTTCAATCTGCCGGCCTTCCTGATCTGTATCGCGCTTTCGGGGCTGCTGATGCTGGGCGTGTCGGAATCGGCAAAGGTCAACAATGTGATCGTCGGCATCAAGGTCAGCGTGCTGGTTGCCTTCATCGCGGTTGGCGGGCTGATCGTCCTGTCCAACCTCGGCGAGTTGATGGCCACCAACTGGGTGCCCTTCATCCCCGAATATGACGCGGCCGCCAATAACGGCGAAGGCGCCTTCGGGGTTGACGGGATCATGCGCGCCGCCTCGATTGTGTTCTTCGCTTACATCGGGTTCGAAGCGGTTTCGACCGCCGGGCAGGAAGCCAAGGACCCGGCCAAGGATATGCCGTTCGGCATTCTGGGCTCGCTGATTGTCTGCACCGTGATCTATATGCTGGTGGCTGCGATCATGACGCTGCTGGTGCCCTATGGCACGCTCAACGTTCCCGATCCGGTTGCAGTGGTGGTCGACAATTTCGGTCCGACCTGGGGCTGGCTCGCCAAGATCATCAAGGTCGGCGCGATCATCGGCCTGACTTCGGTGGTGCTGGTGCTGATGTATGCACAGACCCGGATCTTCTACACCATGGCGCGTGACGGCCTGCTGCCCAAGATCTTCAGCAAGGTGCATCCCAAGTACCAGACGCCCTATGTGAACACGGCTCTGGTCGGCATCATCACGGCAGTGGCCGCCGGCTTCTTCGACATCAACGTGTTGGGGGACATGACTTCGGTCGGGACGCTGGCAGCTTTCGCCATCGTGTGTCTGTCGGTGATCTACCTTCGCCGTAACGCGCCGGAACTGCCGCGCGGGTTCAAGGTCCCGCTCTATCCGGTCACGCCGGTGCTCGGCATCCTGTCCTGTGCCTATCTGATCTATACCGTCCCGCCGAGCGTGCTGATCTTCTTTGCCTGGTTCATGGCCGGGATGATTGCGCTCTATTTCATCTACGGCCTTTCGCATTCCAACCTCCAGCATGGCGAGTGGCAGGATGATGCGCCCGACATGGGCGAGTTTCCGGGGCCGGTGATCGACGACTGACCCTCGTCATTCGGACGTGCTTTGAAGGGCGCGGGGAGCAGACATGCTTCTCGCGCCCTTTGCATTGCAACCGGAGCAATGTTGGAACATAAAGCGAACATATGAGTCGTTCATCCATGTTCTCCAAGCCATCACCTGCCCGCATCCTGTCCCGTGCGCTCGCCGAAACACGCTGGCGGCCGGGCTTGGCTAACCAGCCGTTCCACTCCGAGATCTTCGCCTCCGCCAGTCAAGCGAGCGGGGCGGGGCTGGCGCTGGCTCTGGCACGCGATGCTCTGGCCGCGTCGAGCGAGGGCGATGATGCCCGCCAGGTGCTGTGGGTGCAGGATCGCAAGGCGATCAGGCTGGGCGGGCGGCCCTGTCTTGCGGGTCTGCCGCCGGACCTGCGTCACCGTCTGATCCACGTCGCCGCTGCCACGCCCGAGGACGCGCTGTTCGCGCTGGAGGAAGGGCTCAAGTGCCGCGATCTGGTCTGCGTGATCGGCGAGATTGCGGGCAACCCGCGCTCGCTGTCCTTCACCGCCTCGCGCCGTCTCAGCCTCACGGCGGAACGGCACGGGGTGCGATTGTGGCTGGTGCGGCTCGATGCGGAGCCTGATCTTTCCTCGGCACGGATGCGCTGGCGGGTGAGCGCTGCGCCGTCACCGGACCCGCGCTGGAACCCTGCCGCACCCGGCACTGCCACCTGGCACGCCGAACTGTTCCGTGCGCGCACCCACGCGCCGGGCGAATGGATGTTGAGCGATGACACTGGAACCTTGCGCATCCGCCGCGATCCCGTTTCCGACACCGACGGCACCATCACGCCGGATATTATCCGTCTGGTTCGCCCGACTGTCGGTCGATCGCTGGCGGCTCGCGTTCGCGCCTGAGGAGCGGGCGGCCACCGATGCGCAACCGACCGCGCTGACCCTCGATACTGTGCACGGGCCGCGTATCGCCGCCGTCAATGATGCGGGGCTGGCGGCAGGCGCGCGGGCGGGAATGCTGCTCGCCGATGCGCGTGCGCTGTGCCCGCAGCTTGTGGCGGTCCCGGCCGATCCGGCGGGTGACCTGGCCAACCTCGAGAAGCTTGCCCTGTGGGCGCAGCGCTGGGGGCCGTGGAGCGCGCTTGATCCGCCCGATGGTCTGCTGGTCGATGTGACCGGGGTGGCCCACCTGTTCGGCGGGGAGGCACAGCTGATCGCAGATGTCACCCGCGCCTTTGCACAGCGCGGCCTTGCCGCGCGCGCGGCCCTCGCGCCGACGGCGGGTGCGGCGTGGGCGCTGGCCCATTACGCGCGGGCGGGTGCGATCCTCGATCCCGGTGACGATCCGCT
This DNA window, taken from Porphyrobacter sp. ULC335, encodes the following:
- a CDS encoding recA-like protein, with amino-acid sequence MSRSSMFSKPSPARILSRALAETRWRPGLANQPFHSEIFASASQASGAGLALALARDALAASSEGDDARQVLWVQDRKAIRLGGRPCLAGLPPDLRHRLIHVAAATPEDALFALEEGLKCRDLVCVIGEIAGNPRSLSFTASRRLSLTAERHGVRLWLVRLDAEPDLSSARMRWRVSAAPSPDPRWNPAAPGTATWHAELFRARTHAPGEWMLSDDTGTLRIRRDPVSDTDGTITPDIIRLVRPTVGRSLAARVRA